The Anaerolineae bacterium DNA window AGGCACGCCTCGGCCAGGTCCATGTATTCATCCAGGGAATCCAGGGTCAGGGTGCTGGCGTAAGCCGGAATCCGGTCGCGCATGCCGCCCAATAATTTGTACACCGGCTGGTTGCTCACTTTGCCAAACAGGTCCCACAAAGCGCAATCAACGGCTCCAATAGCCAGGCCCAGCCTGGACGTGCGCAGATTGCGCCAGAAATTCTGCCAGATGCGCTCCCGGTCCAGCGGATTGGCGCCCATAAGTTGCCATTTGACTTCTTCAATTTTAAAGCCACCGCCGCAGGGCGACCAACCTTCAACGCCTTCATCGGTCAGGATCCGCAGCAGTCCCGTTCTGGCAAGGGGGCCGCTGGGCATAATGCCGTCGCGCCAGTGATATGGCGCACGTTCCCACTCAACGTAATGTATCTTCACTCCGGTGATTCTCATTGATATGCTCCTTTAGCTCGTTCTATAGCTGTTCAGATAATGTTTTTGGATAGAGACAGGACAATGTCCGGTTTCTACATTCAGGTTGCGGCGGCCAAAACTTTGCCGCCATTTCCAGTCAATAATACCAACCGCAGTCGTTTCGGGCAAACGGCCAGGCTGCGCCACCGAAAAGAAACGCCTTCTTTGACGCCATAGCCTTTGCCACGTATCATGAAGGTGAACCCTCCAAACAAAAGTCAGGTCTCCATGGAACAGTTTTCGCTTAAAACAGCTAAAGTTTTGCAAATCTATCTGGAATTATCGCAATTTCCGGTGCTGGCCGACGAAATCCATCAACGGATGCGGGAAGAGCTTTTCCGGCGAGGCGTCATCAGCCCCATTGGGCTGGAACAAGAAATTGAAGAGAAAGCCATTCAAAGCCAACTGAGAGAAGGCATCACCGACCCTTATACCCAGGAAACCCATGAAACCTGGGAAAAACGCACCCAGAAAATCAGAGATTACCTGACCGATTTTTACTTTGCCCAAAACTTGCCCCACGATCTCTTTCAAGAGGTGGTGGTCAGCGTTTTACGGAAACAACCAACCCATCCAGGCGCCACGTTAACCTTTAACCCGGAATTGGCCCCCTGGGCCATGATGTTTGAAAAGGCCAGGGAATACGAAAATCTCCCTCCGGAAGAACAAAGACGGTTTGCCCACCACTTGCAAGAAATGCAGGTGGTGATCACCAAGGGCCTCATCAGCGACCAACTTCGTTTTGTGGGCATTTCCCGCCAATATTTCAACTTCAAAGACCTGGAACAGATTGTCAACCACCGCATTGGCCGGGGTAAAATTGGGGGCAAGGCGGCCGGGATGTACCTGGCTTACAAAATCATCACCACCCCCCACCCGGACGACCAGGTTGACCTGCAACAACACGTCGTTTTACCCCAATCCTATTACATTGGGGCCGACGTTTTTTACGACTTTTTATCTCAAAACGGCCTGTTGGTTTACATGAGCCAAAAGTATAAACCTATTGAACAAATATATGCCGAATGTGAATCCATCAGGCAGGCCTATCTAAAGGGACAATTTTCCGAGAAGGTCGTCGAGCAATTGCGCGGCATCCTGGCCAGGCTCAAAGGCAAACCCTTGATTGTGCGTTCCTCCAGCCTGTTAGAAGATAGATTTGAAACCTCGTTTGCCGGCAAATACGATAGTTTCTTCTGCCCTAACCAGGACACGGACGAGGAAAATTTGGAAGATTTAACTTGCGCCATCAAAAAAGTTTATGCCAGCACCCTCAACCCGGCGGCGCTGTTATACCGAAAAAACAAAGGACTGTTGGACTATGATGAGCGGATGGCCGTTTTGATCCAGGAAGTGGTAGGAACTCGTTATCACGATTATCTCTTTCCGGCCCTGGCCGGGGTGGGTTTTAGCCGCAATCCTTTCCGCTGGAACCATAAAATAAACCCCCAGACCGGTTTTTTGCGGCTGGTATGGGGATTGGGCACCCGGGCCGTTGACCGCGTGGCCGACGACTATCCCCGCATGATTGCGTTGAGCCATCCTATGCTCCGCCCCGAAGGGGGCCGCCAGGAGATTGTCCGCTACTCCCAGCACTACGTGGATGTGATTGACCTGGCCGACAACCAAAGCAAAACCTTGCCCGTGGCCGATGTGATTGGCCCCGACTATCCCTCTATTCAACACCTGGTTTCTATTGACAAAGACGATTATTTGCAGCCCGTGGTGGCCCTGGGCCGCGAGTTAGAACCGGAAAGAATGGTTCTTACCTTTGATAACCTTCTAAAAAACACCAACTTTGTGCCGGTAATGCGGACCATGTTGCGCAAACTGGAACAGGCTTATGAAACGCCGGTAGACATTGAATACGCCATCGAGTTAATCCCCCACTATCCTTATCCTGAAATCAGAGTTTATCTCTTGCAGTGCCGCCCCCTGCACGAGCATGTTTTTATGCAGCCGGTCATTTACCCGGAAAACGTGCCTCCGGCCGATATTATTTTTACCACCCACAAATGGACGCCCTGCGGCCAGGTTTCCAACATCAAATACATTGTTTATGTAGACCCGGCCAGATATGCTGCGCTGGCCGATTACGCCACCAAAGTAGAAATTGGCCGGGCGGTCAGCCGGATCAACAAGGCTTTGGCCGAAGAGACGTTCATTTTATTGGGGCCGGGACGTTGGGGCAGTTCCAATATCAATTTGGGGGTCAAAGTAAACTATGCCGATATTTACAATACGGCTATTTTGGGCGAGATTGCCGTTCCCCACGGCAATGAAACGCCGGAAGTTTCTTATGGCACGCACTTTTTCCAGGATTTGGTGGAGGCCAGTATCTATCCCTTGCCCATTTATCCCGGCATTAATGGCGCCATTTTTAACGAGCAATTTTTTACCCAGGCCAACAACAGCCTGACCGAAATTTCCTCGCACGACGAGGGGCTGGCCGACTATCTGAAAGTGATTGACGTGGAGCGAGTTGTTGGTGGCAAAACATTAGAAGTGGTGATGGACGGCGAAAACGAGCGCGCCATTGGGTATCTTAAGGAGCTAAATTGAACAGGCCCGCGCCGCCGGGGTGCGTCACGTTTTAGCCGGGCTTGAATTGGTTGAAATGGAGGGAATCTGCCATCTGGAGCCGGAGCCGACCTGCTGCAAGCCTTTCAAAAGGCCGGGGCCGGCGGCCTGGTTCTGTCCTGGGATTTATGGCGTATCCCTATGGACCGGCTACGATTGGTGCGTGAGGTTTGGGGAAAGGGATAATTACCAGAAAGATGGTATTTAACGGTGTCACCCTCACCGTACCCCCGTTGAGTTAAACGAGGGATGTCATTGGTTAAGGGCTGAGTAACTCAGGAGACTGGTGTGATTCGTTTTATTGCCTGGCGTATCGCGCTCGCCGCCTTTGTGGCGGTGGCCATTATTTATTTTGTCCATCTGGGCATGCACATGATGGGCCATTTGAGTCCCCGCTACAACTTTTTTGACCATAGCCGGGCCGCCTGGCGCGAAACCCGCACCTTTATTACCGACGCGGTACAGGAGGGCGACTTTGGCGAAATCTCCACCCGCCGCGGCGACATCCCGGTCAAAGAGATATTGGCCGATACTTACGCAAACAGTATGGGGCTGTTAACGGCGGCCTTGGGAGTAGCGGCGGTCATTGGCCTGGTCGCCGGTTCGTTGGCGGCGTTGTCAAAAAGAATACCCCTGACCAGCCCGGTGATGGCCTTGACCATCTTGGGCATTTCCGTGCCCTCCTTTTTTGCAGCCTTACTCCTGCAATTTGGCGAAATGCAGTGGGTGCGCGTGTTTGGTTATCCCCTGGTGTCGGTGGGCGGTTTTGGCTGGGATTACCAACACATGCTCCTGCCGGTGCTGGTGCTGGCCGCCCGGCCCATTGCCTATTTGACCCGGGCTACTTTTTTGGGCGTCAACCGGGTGATGTCAGAGGATTACATTCGCACGGCCTGGGCCAAAGGGCTGCTGCCGCGCCGGGTATTTGCCGACCATACTTTGCGCAACATCGCCATCCCGGTTCTAACCGCCGTCGGCGTATCCCTGCGCTTTGCCCTGGGCAGTTTGCCCGTAGTAGAGTTTTTCTTCGGTTGGCCGGGCATGGGCGAGCGTCTCTTGAGCGCAATTAATAACCAGCAAACCCCGGTAGTTGTCACCCTGGCCCTGGCCCTGGGCTTAACCTTTGTCCTGGTCAACATGACGCTGGATATTTCCTACCGTTTTATTGACCCCCGCTTAAAGGAAAGCTGATGGGCGTTCTTTTGACCATTGTCCAACGGGTTCTCAATCCCCGGCCCGACTTTTCCTGGCTGAACAAGAAGCCAGAAAAAACCGAACCTCGGGCCAAAAGCCGACTCCGGCTACGCCACCTCCTGTCCAATTTCCCGCTGCTGTTGGGCAGCCTCATTATTCTGGGCCTGTTCCTGATGGTGCTGTTTGGCCCCCTCCTGGCCCCGGAAAACCCCTACCTGGCCGGGCAGCGTTCCGTTACCTACCAGGATGGTCAGGTGTTAGCGCCCCCCTTTCCGCCCTCAACAGATTATCTGCTTGGGACAAACCAGTGGGGCAAAGACATCCTCAGCCTGCTCCTGTACGGCGCCCGCAATACCCTGGTGGCCTGCACCTTCATTGCTATGGCCCGATTGCTGGTTGGGCTAATTTTGGGCGCGCTGGCCGGTTGGCACGAAGGTAAGCTGGTTGACCGGCTGGTGATGGGCGGCATTGGTCTGACCACGGCCCTGCCTATTTTACTCAGCAGCATGATCTTGATCTACGCCCTGGACATTCGCCGGGGACTGATTGTTTTCATTATAGCCATGAGCGTGGTCGGCTGGGCCGAGGTGGCCCAGTATATTCGCAGCGAATTCATTGTGTTGCACCAACGCTCATTCATCGAAGGCGCGCGGGTAATTGGGCTGCCGGGGCTGGGCATCGCCGTGCGGCACGTTCTACCCAACATTCTGCCCCACCTGATTGTGATTACCCTGCTGGAAATGAGCGCGGTTTTAATTCTGTTGGGTGAACTGGGTTTCATTGGCGTCTACATTGGCGGCGGCGCCACCACCACCGATTTCAACGACAACGCCTATACCATTCCCGACATCCCCGAATGGGGCGTGATGCTGGCCGACGCTCGCCTCTGGGCGCGCTCCAAACCGTGGATGGTGCTTTATCCGGCCCTGGCCTTTTTTATGGCCGTGCTGGGCTTCAATGCCCTGGCCGAGGGCTTGCGTCGCCTGATCGAGCAGGTTGGCCTCAACACCGCTTTTCTCTTGCACAAACGCATGCTCGTCGTGATTGCCGTCATCACCCTGGTAACTATCTACACCGTGAACAACGTTGGCCCCGCGCCCACGTATGCCCGCCTGGCCCACCATTTTAATGGAGAGTCGGCCTATCAACACGTCCAGGCTCTAACCCAACTGGGCAACCGGGCCAGCGGCCAGCCCGGTAGCCAGGCCGCCGCCGATTACATTGCCGCACAATTTAAAGCTTATGGCCTACAACCGGCCGGGCGCAGCGGCTCTTACTTTCAAGACTTCACCACCCACCTGGTGCAACCTTTAGAACAACCTGTTTTGGCCCTACTGGATGAAAACGGCCAACCGTTGCAGACCTTCCGCCACCAGCAAGATTTTGGCTTTGTCACCGCGGGGCACGGCGGCAGCGGCCACGCGCAAGCGCCGCTGGCCTTTGTTGGCTTTCACGCGCGCGAGATACCCTGGGACGCATACAAAAAACTTGATTTATCGGGACGGATCGCCCTCCTGTTGCCCGACAACGCCCCGCCCGACTTTGCCACCGAAGCTCTCATCCGGGGGGCCAGGGGCGTGTTGTGGATAGCCAGCGACAACCCGGAAGCCGTGCACTCCCAGGTGCAGTTGGCCGACGGCGACTATGTGCGCCGGCCCACCCTGCCCATCTTTCGCATCCGTCCGGCCGTGGCCGAAGCCTTGCTGGCCCCGGCCGGGATTGACCTGGACACCTTGCGCGGCCAAGTAAGCCATTGGCCCGCCGGGCGAGAGGAACCGTGGCTGGTCCGCGAGGTGGAGAGCCGGGTGCAGATGTCCCTGGCTCTGACCGAACCCCAAGGGATAGAATTGGTCAACGTTTTGGGCTACCTGGCCGGCGGCGACGTTGCTCTGGACGACCAGTTGATTGTGGTGGCAGCCCATTACGATAGTCTGGGGCAAGAGCCTAATGGTATGCTTTATCCGGCAGCCAACGACAACGCTTCCGGGGTGGCGATTATGCTAGAAATCGCTCGGCTGTGGCGCGAACAAGGTCTGACCCCCCGGCGAGGCGTTCTCTTTGCCGCCTGGGTGGGCGGTGAGTTGGAGCAGTCAGGGGCCGAAGCCTATTTCAACGGCTATCTCGGCGGGGTGTCCTTGCTCCACCCCACCGCCATTTTCCAACTCAACAACCTGGGCGCTGGCGGAGACGATCTCCTCATCGAGACGAATTCTGAACAGTTGGACAATCTATTGGCCGAGAGTGCCGCCCAGGTAGGCTTGACCCTGCAACGGGGCGGCAGCATGTACCATCCCTATCAAACCTTTGTGCAGCAGCAATCCCAGGCCGCCCTGATCAGTTGGGCTGGCTCAAGCGTGATCCCCCAACGTGACGTAATTGAACGAATTGAGCCAGAGAAATTGAGCAACGCCGGTCAAACCATTATCCTGGCCTTGACCAA harbors:
- a CDS encoding PEP/pyruvate-binding domain-containing protein, translated to MEQFSLKTAKVLQIYLELSQFPVLADEIHQRMREELFRRGVISPIGLEQEIEEKAIQSQLREGITDPYTQETHETWEKRTQKIRDYLTDFYFAQNLPHDLFQEVVVSVLRKQPTHPGATLTFNPELAPWAMMFEKAREYENLPPEEQRRFAHHLQEMQVVITKGLISDQLRFVGISRQYFNFKDLEQIVNHRIGRGKIGGKAAGMYLAYKIITTPHPDDQVDLQQHVVLPQSYYIGADVFYDFLSQNGLLVYMSQKYKPIEQIYAECESIRQAYLKGQFSEKVVEQLRGILARLKGKPLIVRSSSLLEDRFETSFAGKYDSFFCPNQDTDEENLEDLTCAIKKVYASTLNPAALLYRKNKGLLDYDERMAVLIQEVVGTRYHDYLFPALAGVGFSRNPFRWNHKINPQTGFLRLVWGLGTRAVDRVADDYPRMIALSHPMLRPEGGRQEIVRYSQHYVDVIDLADNQSKTLPVADVIGPDYPSIQHLVSIDKDDYLQPVVALGRELEPERMVLTFDNLLKNTNFVPVMRTMLRKLEQAYETPVDIEYAIELIPHYPYPEIRVYLLQCRPLHEHVFMQPVIYPENVPPADIIFTTHKWTPCGQVSNIKYIVYVDPARYAALADYATKVEIGRAVSRINKALAEETFILLGPGRWGSSNINLGVKVNYADIYNTAILGEIAVPHGNETPEVSYGTHFFQDLVEASIYPLPIYPGINGAIFNEQFFTQANNSLTEISSHDEGLADYLKVIDVERVVGGKTLEVVMDGENERAIGYLKELN
- a CDS encoding ABC transporter permease, whose amino-acid sequence is MIRFIAWRIALAAFVAVAIIYFVHLGMHMMGHLSPRYNFFDHSRAAWRETRTFITDAVQEGDFGEISTRRGDIPVKEILADTYANSMGLLTAALGVAAVIGLVAGSLAALSKRIPLTSPVMALTILGISVPSFFAALLLQFGEMQWVRVFGYPLVSVGGFGWDYQHMLLPVLVLAARPIAYLTRATFLGVNRVMSEDYIRTAWAKGLLPRRVFADHTLRNIAIPVLTAVGVSLRFALGSLPVVEFFFGWPGMGERLLSAINNQQTPVVVTLALALGLTFVLVNMTLDISYRFIDPRLKES
- a CDS encoding M28 family peptidase, with product MGVLLTIVQRVLNPRPDFSWLNKKPEKTEPRAKSRLRLRHLLSNFPLLLGSLIILGLFLMVLFGPLLAPENPYLAGQRSVTYQDGQVLAPPFPPSTDYLLGTNQWGKDILSLLLYGARNTLVACTFIAMARLLVGLILGALAGWHEGKLVDRLVMGGIGLTTALPILLSSMILIYALDIRRGLIVFIIAMSVVGWAEVAQYIRSEFIVLHQRSFIEGARVIGLPGLGIAVRHVLPNILPHLIVITLLEMSAVLILLGELGFIGVYIGGGATTTDFNDNAYTIPDIPEWGVMLADARLWARSKPWMVLYPALAFFMAVLGFNALAEGLRRLIEQVGLNTAFLLHKRMLVVIAVITLVTIYTVNNVGPAPTYARLAHHFNGESAYQHVQALTQLGNRASGQPGSQAAADYIAAQFKAYGLQPAGRSGSYFQDFTTHLVQPLEQPVLALLDENGQPLQTFRHQQDFGFVTAGHGGSGHAQAPLAFVGFHAREIPWDAYKKLDLSGRIALLLPDNAPPDFATEALIRGARGVLWIASDNPEAVHSQVQLADGDYVRRPTLPIFRIRPAVAEALLAPAGIDLDTLRGQVSHWPAGREEPWLVREVESRVQMSLALTEPQGIELVNVLGYLAGGDVALDDQLIVVAAHYDSLGQEPNGMLYPAANDNASGVAIMLEIARLWREQGLTPRRGVLFAAWVGGELEQSGAEAYFNGYLGGVSLLHPTAIFQLNNLGAGGDDLLIETNSEQLDNLLAESAAQVGLTLQRGGSMYHPYQTFVQQQSQAALISWAGSSVIPQRDVIERIEPEKLSNAGQTIILALTNAVRLPEY